A window from Thiohalomonas denitrificans encodes these proteins:
- a CDS encoding tryptophan--tRNA ligase, protein MNSLSSQNQRVLSGMRPTGRLHLGHYHGVLKNWLKLQHEYECFFFVADWHALTTEYDNTGPIVESAMEMVIDWLAAGINPGSARLFIQSQVPEHAELHVLLSMMTPLGWLERVPTYKDQQEKLREKDLSTYGFLGYPLLQSADILIYRATQVPVGEDQVAHVELTREVARRFNHLYGREPDFADRAEQAVKKMGKKNARLYHDLRKRYQEQGDHEALATAQALLENQQNITLGDRERLFGYLEGAGKIILPEPQALLTPASKMPGLDGQKMSKSYGNTIGLREEPKEVEKKLRTMPTDPARVRRTDPGDPEKCPVWDLHKVYSGAETRQWVQEGCTTAGIGCLDCKQPVIDAVTSELAPIRERAKEFIDNPSLVRKILAEGREQARDEAKLTLEEVRRSMGLDYR, encoded by the coding sequence TTGAATTCCCTGTCGTCGCAAAATCAACGCGTGTTGTCGGGTATGCGGCCTACCGGCCGCCTGCACCTCGGCCATTATCACGGCGTCCTGAAGAACTGGCTGAAGCTCCAGCATGAGTACGAGTGCTTCTTCTTCGTTGCCGACTGGCACGCACTGACCACCGAGTACGACAACACCGGCCCAATCGTCGAGAGCGCGATGGAGATGGTGATCGACTGGTTGGCGGCGGGTATCAATCCCGGTTCGGCGCGGCTGTTTATCCAGTCCCAGGTACCGGAACATGCCGAGCTGCACGTGCTGCTGTCGATGATGACGCCGCTGGGCTGGCTGGAGCGCGTGCCTACCTACAAGGACCAGCAGGAAAAACTTAGGGAAAAGGACCTCTCTACCTACGGTTTTCTGGGCTATCCGCTGCTGCAGAGCGCGGATATCCTGATCTACCGCGCAACCCAGGTCCCGGTCGGTGAAGACCAGGTGGCCCATGTGGAGTTGACCCGTGAGGTGGCGCGCCGCTTTAACCATCTGTATGGCCGCGAGCCGGATTTTGCCGACCGGGCCGAGCAGGCAGTGAAAAAGATGGGCAAGAAGAACGCCCGTCTCTATCACGACCTGCGCAAGCGCTATCAGGAACAGGGTGATCACGAGGCGCTGGCCACGGCACAGGCGCTGTTGGAGAATCAACAGAATATCACCCTGGGTGATCGGGAACGCCTGTTCGGTTACCTGGAAGGCGCCGGCAAGATTATCCTGCCCGAGCCCCAGGCGCTGCTCACCCCGGCTTCGAAGATGCCCGGCCTGGACGGACAGAAAATGTCCAAGTCCTATGGCAACACCATCGGCCTGCGGGAAGAGCCCAAGGAAGTCGAAAAGAAGCTGCGTACCATGCCGACCGATCCGGCCCGGGTGCGTCGTACCGACCCGGGTGATCCGGAAAAGTGTCCGGTATGGGATCTGCACAAGGTCTATTCCGGTGCAGAGACCCGCCAGTGGGTACAGGAGGGCTGCACTACCGCCGGTATCGGCTGTCTCGATTGCAAACAGCCTGTGATTGATGCCGTAACCTCGGAGTTAGCGCCCATCCGGGAGCGCGCCAAGGAATTCATCGATAACCCCTCGCTGGTTCGCAAGATCCTGGCAGAGGGGCGCGAACAGGCCCGTGATGAGGCCAAGCTCACTTTGGAAGAGGTTCGCCGCTCCATGGGACTGGATTATCGGTAA
- a CDS encoding site-2 protease family protein, which produces MDELNVMQRIAVWALPVIFAITVHETAHGWVALRFGDPTARMLGRLTLNPIKHIDPIGTILVPGILLMLGGIIFGWAKPVPITYENLRNPKRDMALVALGGPLSNLIMAAFWVAIAQLGAWLGGNPGFFLIYMAVAGIFINIILMVLNLLPLPPLDGGRVAVGLLPGPASWQLSRIEPYGFPILVLLLVTGILGQILWPMVTWFLSLLGGMTGLAPEAFLAVLYSLV; this is translated from the coding sequence ATGGATGAACTCAATGTCATGCAGCGCATCGCGGTCTGGGCGCTTCCGGTGATCTTTGCCATTACCGTGCATGAGACGGCCCATGGCTGGGTGGCCCTTCGCTTCGGCGACCCCACTGCGCGCATGCTGGGACGACTGACACTGAACCCGATCAAGCATATCGATCCCATCGGGACAATCCTTGTGCCGGGTATTCTGCTGATGTTGGGCGGGATCATTTTCGGTTGGGCCAAGCCGGTGCCCATTACCTATGAGAATCTGCGGAACCCGAAGCGTGATATGGCGCTGGTGGCGCTTGGGGGGCCGCTGTCGAACCTGATTATGGCGGCGTTCTGGGTGGCGATTGCCCAGCTCGGCGCCTGGTTGGGGGGGAACCCGGGGTTTTTCCTTATCTACATGGCGGTGGCAGGTATATTCATCAATATCATCCTGATGGTGCTCAATCTCCTGCCACTGCCGCCGCTGGACGGCGGGCGGGTGGCGGTCGGGCTGCTGCCCGGACCGGCATCCTGGCAGCTTAGTCGTATCGAGCCCTATGGATTTCCCATCTTGGTATTGCTGCTGGTTACTGGCATATTGGGACAGATACTGTGGCCGATGGTGACATGGTTTCTGTCGCTGCTGGGGGGGATGACCGGGTTAGCGCCCGAGGCCTTCCTGGCGGTTCTGTATTCACTGGTCTGA
- a CDS encoding L-threonylcarbamoyladenylate synthase, translating to MSQFFQIHPDNPQPRLVKQAVDMIRSGAVIVYPTDSGYALGCHLDDKKAFDRIRSIRQLSEKHHFTLVCRDLSELGTYAKVGNTAYRLLKSVTPGPYTFVLPATREVPRRLQQPKRKTIGLRVPANPIARALLGELGEPMVSTTLILPGQEIPESDPEDIRDRLEHAVDLIIDGGYGGLEPTTVVAFEDDTPEILRHGLGDPAPFEI from the coding sequence ATGAGCCAATTCTTCCAGATTCATCCCGATAATCCCCAGCCGCGCCTGGTCAAGCAGGCGGTGGACATGATTCGCAGCGGGGCCGTGATCGTCTATCCGACCGACTCCGGCTACGCGCTGGGCTGCCATCTGGATGACAAAAAGGCTTTCGATCGGATTCGCAGTATTCGCCAGTTGAGTGAAAAACACCATTTCACGCTGGTCTGCCGCGACCTGTCGGAACTGGGTACTTATGCCAAGGTGGGCAATACGGCGTATCGGCTGCTCAAGTCGGTAACGCCCGGCCCTTATACCTTCGTGCTGCCCGCCACCCGCGAAGTGCCGCGTCGGCTGCAGCAGCCCAAGCGTAAAACCATCGGCCTGCGGGTGCCCGCCAACCCCATTGCGCGGGCCTTGCTTGGAGAGTTGGGCGAGCCGATGGTGAGTACCACCCTCATCCTGCCGGGCCAGGAGATACCGGAATCGGATCCCGAGGATATCCGTGATCGACTGGAGCATGCCGTCGACCTCATCATCGATGGCGGCTATGGTGGCCTGGAACCCACCACGGTGGTGGCCTTTGAGGACGATACGCCGGAGATTCTGCGCCACGGGCTTGGCGATCCCGCACCGTTTGAAATCTGA
- a CDS encoding PHP domain-containing protein has product MFYDLHSHSLASDGTLAPGELVRRARAAGVDVLALTDHDELAGIAEATEAATALGLTLVPGVEVSATWNRMTIHIVGLHVDPNNSALQAGLGRLREFRDWRAREIGRRLAKAGIEGAYEAAAERAKGRIVSRTHFAQFLAAEGHARSVRDVFKHFLKRNRPGHVPGEWATFEDAVGWIRAAGGQAVIAHPARYDMTMTRLRKLVGEFMEVGGVGIEVVSGSHSRDDCFKIAQLARHNGLLASAGSDYHGPEHPWLELGRLAPLPDGCSPIWSSWDTELKRAAV; this is encoded by the coding sequence ATGTTTTATGACTTGCACAGCCACTCACTCGCTTCGGACGGGACCCTCGCACCCGGGGAGCTGGTTCGCAGGGCACGTGCCGCCGGGGTGGACGTTCTGGCGCTTACGGATCACGACGAGTTGGCCGGTATCGCCGAGGCCACGGAAGCCGCTACGGCGCTTGGACTAACCCTGGTTCCCGGTGTGGAGGTCTCGGCCACCTGGAATCGGATGACGATTCATATCGTGGGACTCCACGTCGACCCGAACAATTCCGCGCTACAGGCGGGACTCGGGCGCCTGCGGGAGTTTCGGGATTGGCGGGCCCGCGAAATCGGCCGGCGCCTCGCCAAAGCGGGGATTGAGGGCGCCTACGAGGCGGCTGCGGAGCGCGCCAAGGGCCGGATCGTCAGTCGTACCCACTTCGCCCAGTTCCTGGCGGCGGAGGGGCATGCCAGGAGCGTGCGCGATGTCTTCAAGCACTTCCTGAAACGTAACAGGCCGGGCCATGTCCCGGGAGAGTGGGCCACGTTTGAAGATGCGGTCGGTTGGATCCGTGCCGCCGGCGGTCAGGCCGTGATTGCCCATCCGGCCCGCTACGACATGACCATGACCCGTTTGCGCAAGCTGGTCGGAGAGTTCATGGAGGTGGGGGGCGTCGGTATCGAGGTGGTCTCGGGCAGTCACAGCCGCGACGACTGCTTCAAAATCGCCCAGCTCGCGCGCCACAACGGGCTGCTCGCATCGGCGGGCTCGGATTATCACGGACCGGAACATCCGTGGCTGGAGCTGGGGCGACTGGCGCCGCTGCCCGATGGCTGTAGCCCCATCTGGAGCAGCTGGGACACGGAGTTGAAGCGTGCCGCGGTGTGA
- a CDS encoding septation protein A translates to MKLLFDFFPILLFFIAYKIYGIYAATAVAIGASFIQVALFWMRHRRFENMHLITLGLIGVLGGATLWLQNETFIQWKPTVVNWLFGLAFFASRFIGRKPLVQRMMGAALELPDVIWQRLNSAWALFFIGSGFLNLYVVYNFDTDFWVNFKLFGLMGLTIAFVIGQAFFLVRHMKPQTEGES, encoded by the coding sequence ATGAAACTTCTTTTCGATTTTTTCCCTATTCTGCTGTTCTTCATCGCCTACAAGATTTACGGCATCTATGCCGCAACGGCAGTGGCTATCGGGGCCTCTTTTATTCAGGTGGCCCTCTTCTGGATGCGCCACCGCCGATTCGAGAACATGCACCTGATCACCCTCGGGCTCATCGGGGTCCTTGGGGGTGCAACGCTCTGGCTGCAGAACGAGACCTTCATCCAGTGGAAGCCGACCGTGGTCAACTGGCTGTTCGGGTTGGCCTTTTTTGCCAGCCGCTTCATCGGTCGCAAGCCGCTGGTCCAGCGCATGATGGGTGCGGCCCTCGAGCTCCCCGACGTCATTTGGCAGCGACTCAATAGCGCCTGGGCGCTGTTCTTTATCGGTTCGGGATTTCTCAATCTCTATGTCGTTTACAACTTCGACACCGATTTCTGGGTAAATTTCAAACTGTTCGGGCTGATGGGGCTAACCATTGCCTTCGTGATCGGACAGGCCTTCTTCCTGGTTCGCCATATGAAACCGCAAACGGAAGGGGAAAGCTGA
- a CDS encoding YciI family protein produces MLYAIIAEDVENSLEKRLQARPAHLERLKALQDEGRLLLAGPHPVIDAEDPGPAGFSGSLVVAEFESLETARRWADADPYLAAGVYDRVLVKPFRKVLP; encoded by the coding sequence ATGCTCTACGCGATCATCGCCGAAGATGTGGAGAACAGCCTCGAAAAGCGCCTTCAGGCGCGTCCGGCACACCTTGAGCGACTGAAAGCCCTGCAGGACGAAGGACGACTACTGCTCGCAGGCCCCCACCCGGTCATCGATGCCGAGGACCCCGGTCCGGCCGGATTTTCCGGCAGCCTGGTCGTCGCGGAATTCGAATCACTGGAGACGGCGCGCCGCTGGGCGGACGCGGATCCTTACCTTGCAGCCGGCGTTTACGACCGGGTGCTCGTCAAACCCTTCCGGAAGGTGTTGCCATGA
- a CDS encoding BolA family protein — MNRVEAIRSVLNSTLEPEQLEIIDDSHKHAGHASAGGAGHFTVRVVSPVFAGKSLIERHRLVYAALDDLMHSEIHALSIKAETPEESKNQ; from the coding sequence ATGAATCGTGTCGAAGCCATTCGCTCCGTGCTCAACAGCACTCTCGAGCCAGAACAGCTGGAGATCATCGACGACAGTCACAAACATGCCGGCCATGCCAGTGCCGGAGGCGCAGGCCACTTTACCGTGCGCGTGGTTTCACCCGTGTTTGCCGGTAAAAGCCTGATCGAGCGGCACCGTCTCGTCTATGCTGCCCTTGATGATCTGATGCACTCCGAGATCCATGCCTTGTCCATCAAGGCTGAAACCCCGGAAGAGAGCAAAAACCAATAA
- a CDS encoding peptidylprolyl isomerase — MSRPFRFLRRAGASLLLVALPLSCIQAAEEVATVNGEPIYREDIEQYQQQQGMGAAQAQDQMQVINELISRELIHQDALAKDLDEDPEVQAALEEARRNVLLNAAVQEALEGNPVTEKEMKSFYDEQISQIDGTEYKARHILVEEQDTAEEVVEKLESGAEFAALAEEFSTDPSGEQGGDLGWVNPQQTVPAFSEALQNLDKGEYTKDPVQSRFGWHVIELQDTRSQQPPSFEEVKPQIEQALQQRRVAEYLESLTENAEIEIKE, encoded by the coding sequence ATGAGCAGACCTTTCCGTTTTCTACGCCGTGCCGGTGCCTCGCTGTTGCTGGTGGCCCTGCCTCTGTCCTGCATCCAGGCGGCCGAAGAGGTCGCGACGGTAAACGGCGAACCCATTTATCGCGAGGACATCGAGCAGTACCAACAGCAGCAGGGTATGGGTGCCGCGCAGGCGCAGGATCAAATGCAGGTGATCAACGAACTGATATCCCGTGAGCTGATACACCAGGACGCCCTTGCCAAGGACCTCGACGAAGATCCCGAGGTCCAGGCCGCACTGGAAGAGGCGCGCCGCAACGTCCTGTTGAATGCCGCGGTTCAGGAGGCCCTCGAGGGGAACCCGGTGACTGAAAAGGAGATGAAGAGCTTCTATGACGAGCAGATCTCGCAAATCGACGGCACCGAGTACAAAGCGCGGCATATCCTGGTCGAGGAGCAGGACACGGCTGAAGAGGTGGTCGAAAAACTGGAGAGCGGCGCCGAGTTCGCTGCCTTGGCCGAGGAGTTCTCGACCGATCCGTCCGGTGAACAGGGCGGCGACCTGGGCTGGGTCAACCCGCAACAGACGGTGCCGGCTTTCTCCGAGGCGCTTCAGAACCTGGACAAGGGCGAATACACCAAAGATCCGGTACAGAGCCGCTTCGGCTGGCACGTCATCGAGCTACAGGATACCCGTTCCCAGCAGCCGCCGAGCTTCGAGGAAGTGAAGCCGCAGATTGAACAGGCCCTGCAGCAAAGACGTGTGGCCGAATACCTGGAGAGTCTCACCGAGAACGCCGAGATCGAAATCAAGGAGTAA
- the ligA gene encoding NAD-dependent DNA ligase LigA — translation MSEAVPEEVPRRVAELRRQLEYHNYRYYVLDNPEIPDAEYDRLFRELQRLEGQHPELVIPDSPTQRVGAKPARELGEVQHLLPMLSLANAFSDEELADFDRRVRERLNAGTVTFTAEPKLDGLAISLLYEEGRLVRAATRGNGTTGEDVTRNVRTIAAVPLRLLGQGWPGRLEVRGEVYMPKSAFAALNRRQAEREGKTFANPRNAAAGSLRQLDPRITAERSLNLFCYGTGYSDGGGLPATHSAIMERLKEWGLRVCPELKVVEGLEECLEYYRSIGKRRDSLPYEIDGVVYKVDRLDWQRELGFVARAPRWAIAHKFPAQEEMTVVRDVEWQVGRTGALTPVARLEPVQVAGVTVSNATLHNVDEIERKDVRIGDTVVVRRAGDVIPEVVSVVESRRPEGAEPPRLPGHCPVCGSDVVRPAGEAVARCSGGLVCAAQRKERIKHFASRRAMDIDGMGDKIIEQLVERELIHDPADLYTLSREQLLGLERMGAKSADNLLASLENSKQTTLARFLYALGIREVGEATAQALAAHFGDLKPIEEAGEERLLEVPDVGPVVAGHIHSFFRQAHNREVIDKLLRFGVRWEKSAVVPVGERPLEGKTFVLTGTLPSLTREEAKERLQAQGAKVTGSVSRNSDYVVAGENAGSKLEKAEQLGIEVLDEQAMLKLLKG, via the coding sequence ATGAGTGAAGCGGTTCCGGAAGAGGTGCCACGACGCGTTGCGGAATTGCGCCGGCAGCTTGAGTACCACAACTACCGCTACTACGTGCTCGACAACCCGGAGATTCCGGATGCCGAATACGATCGGCTGTTCCGGGAGCTTCAGCGCCTGGAGGGACAGCACCCCGAACTGGTCATCCCGGATTCGCCCACCCAACGGGTGGGGGCCAAACCCGCCAGGGAACTTGGCGAGGTTCAGCACCTTCTCCCCATGCTTTCGCTGGCCAATGCCTTCAGTGACGAGGAATTGGCAGATTTCGACCGCCGGGTGCGTGAACGCCTGAACGCCGGAACAGTGACCTTTACTGCCGAGCCCAAGCTCGACGGCCTGGCGATCAGCCTTCTCTATGAAGAGGGCCGACTGGTGCGCGCTGCCACCCGGGGCAATGGCACAACCGGTGAGGATGTCACCCGGAACGTGCGCACCATTGCCGCCGTTCCCCTGCGTCTGCTGGGACAAGGCTGGCCCGGGCGGCTGGAAGTCCGCGGCGAGGTCTACATGCCCAAGTCGGCCTTTGCAGCCCTCAATCGTCGCCAGGCGGAACGGGAGGGCAAGACCTTCGCCAATCCGCGGAATGCCGCCGCCGGCAGCCTGCGGCAGCTCGATCCCCGCATCACTGCGGAACGGTCGCTGAACCTGTTCTGCTATGGAACAGGCTATAGCGACGGCGGTGGACTGCCGGCCACCCACAGCGCGATCATGGAGCGACTCAAGGAATGGGGGCTGCGCGTCTGTCCCGAACTGAAGGTCGTTGAGGGGCTGGAGGAGTGTCTTGAATACTACCGCAGCATCGGAAAGCGTCGCGATTCCCTGCCTTACGAGATCGACGGCGTGGTCTACAAGGTGGACCGCCTCGACTGGCAGCGCGAGCTGGGCTTCGTCGCCCGCGCACCGCGCTGGGCCATTGCCCACAAGTTCCCGGCCCAGGAGGAGATGACCGTCGTCAGGGACGTGGAGTGGCAGGTGGGCCGCACCGGTGCCCTGACGCCTGTGGCCCGACTCGAACCGGTGCAGGTGGCGGGGGTGACGGTGAGCAATGCCACCCTTCACAACGTGGACGAGATTGAGCGCAAGGACGTGCGCATCGGCGATACGGTGGTGGTGCGCCGTGCCGGTGATGTCATCCCCGAGGTGGTTTCGGTGGTGGAGAGCCGGAGGCCCGAAGGTGCCGAGCCTCCAAGGCTACCCGGCCATTGTCCGGTCTGTGGCTCCGACGTGGTGCGCCCGGCCGGTGAGGCGGTCGCCCGCTGCAGCGGAGGGCTGGTCTGTGCCGCCCAGCGCAAGGAGCGCATCAAGCACTTCGCCTCCCGCCGGGCCATGGATATCGACGGGATGGGCGACAAGATCATCGAACAGCTGGTGGAGCGGGAGCTGATCCACGACCCGGCCGATCTCTATACCCTTTCCAGAGAGCAGCTGCTGGGTCTGGAGCGAATGGGCGCCAAATCCGCCGACAACCTGCTGGCGTCACTGGAAAATAGCAAGCAAACCACTTTGGCCCGCTTTCTTTATGCGCTCGGTATTCGGGAAGTCGGGGAGGCCACCGCACAGGCGCTGGCCGCCCATTTCGGTGATCTGAAACCCATTGAAGAGGCCGGTGAGGAGCGGCTCCTCGAGGTTCCCGATGTGGGCCCGGTGGTCGCCGGCCACATCCACAGCTTCTTTCGGCAGGCACACAACCGCGAGGTCATCGACAAGCTCCTCCGCTTTGGTGTGCGCTGGGAGAAGAGCGCAGTGGTGCCGGTTGGTGAGCGGCCGCTGGAGGGAAAGACCTTTGTGCTGACGGGAACGCTACCTTCCTTGACCCGGGAGGAGGCCAAAGAGCGTCTGCAGGCGCAGGGCGCCAAGGTCACCGGAAGTGTCTCCAGGAACAGCGACTATGTGGTCGCCGGCGAGAATGCCGGCTCGAAACTCGAAAAGGCGGAGCAGCTCGGGATCGAGGTCCTCGACGAGCAAGCAATGCTCAAGCTGCTAAAAGGCTAG
- a CDS encoding cell division protein ZipA, producing the protein MDTLRLILIIVGLALIAGIYFRETRLQSRHREESESADDPFDMEGFSAADQPYPEPDDGVGFSARSDDPAVEEIWESSGADEAPEEVVVVLSLMASDTPFEGPDILATAKATGLSIGQMGIFHFCADTEEVDDQPWFGMANALEPGTFDLEQPSYLETPGLIFFLQLPGPVDGVTAFQRMLETARIFNSELGGQLCNERRKPLDVAQLAKLQERVRGFDAVSLAVEEDGK; encoded by the coding sequence ATGGATACCCTGAGACTTATCCTCATCATTGTCGGACTGGCACTCATTGCCGGCATCTATTTCAGGGAGACTCGCCTGCAGAGCCGTCATCGCGAGGAGTCCGAAAGCGCCGATGACCCGTTCGACATGGAGGGCTTTTCGGCCGCCGACCAGCCCTACCCCGAGCCCGATGACGGGGTGGGGTTCAGCGCCCGCAGCGATGATCCCGCGGTCGAGGAGATATGGGAGAGCAGTGGTGCCGATGAGGCGCCGGAGGAGGTGGTGGTGGTGCTTTCGCTCATGGCGTCGGACACCCCCTTCGAGGGGCCGGATATTTTGGCGACGGCGAAGGCAACCGGGCTTTCCATCGGGCAGATGGGCATCTTTCACTTCTGCGCCGACACGGAAGAGGTGGATGACCAACCCTGGTTCGGCATGGCCAATGCCCTGGAACCGGGCACTTTCGACCTGGAGCAACCATCCTACCTGGAGACCCCGGGGCTCATCTTTTTCCTGCAGCTGCCCGGACCGGTGGATGGCGTCACGGCGTTCCAGCGGATGTTGGAAACGGCCCGAATATTCAACAGTGAACTCGGAGGCCAGCTCTGCAACGAGCGCCGAAAGCCCCTGGATGTGGCGCAGCTGGCGAAGTTGCAGGAGCGGGTCCGGGGCTTCGATGCCGTCTCCCTTGCCGTCGAGGAGGACGGCAAGTAG